From the genome of Saccopteryx bilineata isolate mSacBil1 chromosome 6, mSacBil1_pri_phased_curated, whole genome shotgun sequence, one region includes:
- the MSGN1 gene encoding mesogenin-1, which produces MDNLRETLLSLDDGLGSSNSPGLLSSWDWKTRAGPFELGQASPTQSLSPALSLESYSSSPCPAAAGLPCGHGGAGNGGSEGCSGHGTGGLVEVDYNVLAFQPAYLQGAAGPKAQKGTKVRMSVQRRRKASEREKLRMRTLADALHTLRNYLPPVYSQRGQPLTKIQTLKYTIKYIGELTDLLNGGREPRPQSA; this is translated from the coding sequence ATGGACAACCTGCGGGAGACCCTCCTCAGCCTGGACGACGGCTTGGGCTCCTCCAACAGCCCTGGCCTGCTGTCCTCCTGGGACTGGAAAACCAGAGCCGGGCCCTTTGAGCTGGGCCAGGCCTCCCCCACCCAGAGCCTCTCCCCAGCCCTGTCTTTGGAGTCctattcttcttctccctgtcCGGCCGCGGCCGGACTGCCCTGTGGGCATGGAGGTGCTGGCAACGGGGGCAGCGAGGGCTGCAGCGGCCATGGCACTGGTGGCCTGGTAGAGGTGGACTACAATGTGTTAGCTTTCCAGCCTGCCTACCTGCAGGGGGCGGCTGGCCCCAAAGCCCAGAAGGGCACCAAAGTCAGGATGTCTGTCCAGCGGAGACGGAAGGCCAGCGAGAGGGAGAAGCTCCGGATGAGGACCTTGGCGGACGCCCTGCACACACTGCGCAACTACCTGCCACCCGTCTACAGCCAGAGGGGCCAGCCGCTCACCAAGATCCAGACGCTGAAGTACACCATCAAGTACATTGGGGAGCTCACCGACCTGCTCAACGGCGGGAGGGAGCCTCGGCCGCAGAGCGCCTGA